The DNA region TAAGGAGTTGGCAGATATCTTTAAGAGCAACATTTTCTACCAAAAAGTCATCTTTATAGTTTTTGCACTCTTGAAATTTAAACTCATCAACACATCTTTTTTCTTTTATTATCCCGCTTGGCTCTTTTAAAAACTCCAGTTTTTCTCTTTTGTTTAGAAAGCTGTAAATTTCAAATAAAAGTTTAGCCGAACTTTGTGCGGCACTTATATTTTTGGTTGGCAAGCCACTAAAGTTTCCAAGCCAAATTCCAATGGTATAGTTTTTATCATAGCCAACTACTAAAAGATCAACGCCGTTTGCGCTAGTGCCAGTTTTAAAGGCTATTTTTGGCATATCCAAGGTATTTTGCCAAACTGAGTTTAAATAGCTCCTTGGCGAGTTGCTTAAAATCTCACTTACTAAATAAGCGCTTTGTTTTGAAAAAAGCTTTTCATTTTTATCTATGACAAAACCAGCAAATTTAAGTGGTTTTAGCTCACCGCCATTTGCAAAAGAGGTATAGAGATGAGTAAGATCTAAAAGACTTAAAGATAGCCCTCCAAGTGCGATTGATGAGCCATAAAAGTTTTTGTTATTTTTAACTAAATTTGCCTTTAAAAGTAGTTCATAAAGCGAGTTGCTTTCTAATTTGTCATTTAGATAGACAGATATTGTGTTGATAGAAAAATTAAGTGCCAAATCAGCAGAAACAACGCCTAAGTAATCTTCATAGAAATTTGTAGGCCTGTACTCATTTATATAAATTTCACTATCAATTAAACGCTGTTTTGGGGTGATTAATCCGCTATCAAAAGAGAGAGCATAGATAAATGGTTTAAGTGTTGAGCCGACATTTCTTTTGGCTAAAACGCCGTCATTAAAGCCGTTTTGAGCTTTTAGATCATGACTACCTACATAGGCAACTACTTCCATCAAAGTGTTGTCAATAACAACAACAGAAGCGTTGTTTATATTGTGATTTTGTAAATTTAAAATTAGATTTTTAGCACTTTGTTCTATATAATTTTGCAAACTAAGATCTAAATTTGAATTTTTTAAGTTGTTTTTAAAAGCTAAATTGCAGTAGTGAAAGGCGCTATTTTTTGCGTTAAATCTTTTGGGCGAAAAACTCTCTTTTAAAGCTCTTTCATAAGTGTTTTCATCTATAATTTTATCTTTTAAAAGATTTTTTAAAACTCTATTTTTAAGGGTTGTTAAGTTTTTATTTTTATCTAGGCGATTT from Campylobacter ureolyticus includes:
- the pbpC gene encoding penicillin-binding protein 1C, with amino-acid sequence MKKFIVALLLIVFFLSFLFFILNLAFPLDKTELFLKESYILYDKNGKIVSQRVNDDGLWFYKTDEIPPILKKSIISFEDRYFYYHFGVNPFSIIRAFSHNLTSPNKIGASTITMQIARMIEPKKRSYKNKFIEIFRAMQIELNYTKDEILTLYFNLAPYGGNITGIKAASYFYFNKNLDELSLSQMALLTTVPKNPNQNRLDKNKNLTTLKNRVLKNLLKDKIIDENTYERALKESFSPKRFNAKNSAFHYCNLAFKNNLKNSNLDLSLQNYIEQSAKNLILNLQNHNINNASVVVIDNTLMEVVAYVGSHDLKAQNGFNDGVLAKRNVGSTLKPFIYALSFDSGLITPKQRLIDSEIYINEYRPTNFYEDYLGVVSADLALNFSINTISVYLNDKLESNSLYELLLKANLVKNNKNFYGSSIALGGLSLSLLDLTHLYTSFANGGELKPLKFAGFVIDKNEKLFSKQSAYLVSEILSNSPRSYLNSVWQNTLDMPKIAFKTGTSANGVDLLVVGYDKNYTIGIWLGNFSGLPTKNISAAQSSAKLLFEIYSFLNKREKLEFLKEPSGIIKEKRCVDEFKFQECKNYKDDFLVENVALKDICQLLTNEQLNHLLINKIIDEKEILNSPCKELFTNKPPLIATPYNNAVIMGDISKISVKCMSFLGKSVFIKVDDEDYKKVDSASDNFIELKSGKHTIYCLDENSNLSTSNIEIKGF